A window of the bacterium genome harbors these coding sequences:
- a CDS encoding ferrochelatase, translating into MGQEPEAILIVSFGGPEGPDDVMPFLRNVTRGRGIGDERLAAVAEHYHLFGGVSPINQCNRDLVAALAAELGARGAGLPVYWGNRNWSPMLADTMAQMRDDGIGAAMGFVTSAFGSYSGCRQYAEDIEQARASVGPDAPMVHKVPPFWDQEGFLSAMADNLAAARRAEPSAPVVFTAHSIPQSMAATAPYEAQLNEACRRVAGRTGVQEWSLAYQSRSGPPQVPWLEPDIGDELDRLADAGADAVIVVPIGFVADHMEVVYDLDTEARQRADMLGLRLARVPTVGTHPAFVTMIADLVLAPPPAPCPVDCCLR; encoded by the coding sequence GTGGGACAAGAGCCAGAGGCGATCCTGATCGTGTCGTTCGGCGGGCCAGAGGGCCCCGACGACGTGATGCCGTTCTTGCGCAACGTGACCCGGGGTCGGGGCATCGGAGACGAGCGCCTGGCCGCCGTCGCCGAGCATTATCACCTGTTCGGAGGGGTCAGCCCCATCAACCAGTGCAATCGAGACTTGGTCGCCGCCCTGGCGGCCGAGCTGGGTGCTCGGGGAGCGGGTCTGCCGGTGTACTGGGGCAACCGGAACTGGTCGCCGATGCTGGCCGACACCATGGCCCAGATGCGCGACGACGGGATTGGCGCCGCAATGGGATTCGTGACCTCGGCTTTTGGCTCCTACTCCGGCTGCCGCCAGTACGCCGAGGACATCGAGCAGGCTCGGGCGTCGGTCGGTCCTGACGCGCCAATGGTCCACAAAGTGCCCCCGTTCTGGGATCAGGAGGGATTCCTGTCGGCCATGGCCGACAACCTCGCCGCCGCCCGCCGAGCTGAGCCGAGCGCCCCGGTGGTGTTCACCGCCCACAGCATTCCCCAGTCCATGGCGGCCACCGCCCCCTATGAGGCCCAGCTCAACGAGGCCTGCCGCCGGGTGGCGGGGCGCACCGGAGTGCAAGAGTGGTCGCTGGCCTACCAAAGCCGCAGCGGCCCGCCCCAGGTTCCGTGGCTGGAGCCCGATATCGGCGATGAGCTGGACCGACTGGCCGATGCCGGGGCCGACGCGGTGATCGTGGTGCCCATCGGCTTCGTGGCTGACCATATGGAGGTGGTCTACGACCTCGACACTGAAGCCCGCCAGCGAGCCGACATGCTGGGGTTGCGGTTAGCCCGTGTGCCCACTGTCGGCACCCATCCAGCGTTCGTCACGATGATCGCCGATTTGGTGCTGGCTCCCCCGCCGGCGCCCTGTCCGGTGGACTGCTGTTTGCGGTAG
- a CDS encoding TIGR00266 family protein, whose translation MQVDIRHAPSFAVARCALGGGEQVKVEAGAMSAHSSGMSLEAKVEGGMLKGLKRSVLGGESLFVSTYTAPAQGGWVDVAAKLPGDLRVIDLDGSQSWIIERGNWLASDASVEMDTKWGGFKSLVGGEGGFMAHAEGTGKVVVASYGAIDVVSLAVGETVVVDTSHMLAFPDTVSYELRRAVEGRSIQSMKSGEGFVFHFSGPGDILTQTRNQAQLIAWINTEIGSRE comes from the coding sequence ATGCAGGTAGATATACGTCATGCCCCCAGCTTTGCCGTCGCCCGGTGCGCCCTTGGCGGGGGTGAGCAGGTCAAAGTCGAGGCCGGAGCTATGTCGGCCCACTCCTCGGGGATGTCGCTGGAGGCCAAAGTAGAGGGCGGCATGCTCAAGGGGCTCAAGCGCAGCGTGCTGGGCGGCGAATCGCTGTTCGTGTCCACCTACACCGCTCCCGCGCAGGGCGGCTGGGTGGACGTGGCTGCCAAGCTGCCCGGCGATCTTCGGGTGATCGATCTGGACGGGTCGCAATCGTGGATCATCGAGCGGGGCAACTGGCTGGCCTCCGATGCCTCAGTGGAAATGGACACCAAGTGGGGCGGCTTCAAGTCGCTGGTCGGTGGCGAGGGCGGGTTCATGGCCCACGCCGAGGGCACTGGCAAGGTAGTGGTGGCCTCTTACGGGGCCATCGACGTGGTCTCGCTGGCCGTGGGTGAGACGGTGGTGGTGGACACCAGCCACATGCTGGCCTTCCCCGACACCGTGAGCTACGAGCTACGCCGAGCCGTGGAGGGCCGCTCAATCCAGTCGATGAAGTCGGGCGAGGGTTTCGTATTCCACTTCAGCGGTCCTGGCGACATCTTGACCCAGACCCGCAATCAGGCCCAGCTCATCGCCTGGATCAACACCGAGATCGGCTCTCGCGAATAG
- a CDS encoding long-chain-fatty-acid--CoA ligase: MKELIYHRQFYPAVERYANEEAIVDGAYRASFATHGERVTRLANAMGSELGVKKGDRVAIMALNSASYLELYHACYLGAGVVNPLNLRLAGPELEYIVKDSGTEVAFVDGFFAEAFVKAMEAAGDSPIRTVVLIGSGDVPHDVAYEDLVAAGDTAAPPEPEEDDPVVLMYTGGTTGLPKGVLLQQRAEMLNVYHVAIGLGGTRDDDVFLCQTPLFHAASMASLLVIPASGSKMVTIPAFDPAGVMNLIEAEGITQTVMVPTMIGMCIQHPEYRPERLASLRELVYGASPMPEAVLSHLLEHLPDVNLLQGYGMTECSSVLTFLSAEDHVAGGPQLRSVGRPVFGVNLCIQDEDGNMLPDGEIGEVCARGGNYMKEYWNKPDATAEVFRDGWYHTGDAGYLDEEGYLFLVDRVKDMIVSGGENVYSSEVESAISTHPGVAQVAVIGIPDPVWGEAVHAVVVPAPGQEITEEEVCEHARQIIAGYKVPKSVEFRAEPLPLSGAMKVLKRELRAPYWEGQDKSIG; this comes from the coding sequence ATGAAAGAGCTGATCTATCACCGGCAGTTCTACCCGGCAGTGGAGCGGTACGCCAACGAAGAGGCGATCGTCGACGGTGCCTACCGGGCCAGCTTCGCCACCCACGGCGAGCGGGTCACCCGGCTGGCCAATGCCATGGGCAGCGAGCTCGGTGTCAAGAAGGGCGACCGGGTGGCCATCATGGCCCTCAACAGCGCCTCCTACCTGGAGCTTTACCACGCCTGCTATCTGGGCGCCGGGGTGGTCAACCCGCTGAACCTGCGGCTGGCCGGCCCCGAGTTGGAGTACATCGTGAAGGACTCGGGCACCGAGGTGGCCTTTGTGGACGGCTTCTTTGCCGAGGCATTCGTCAAGGCCATGGAGGCCGCCGGCGACAGCCCCATCCGCACCGTGGTGCTCATCGGCTCCGGCGATGTGCCCCACGACGTGGCTTACGAGGATTTGGTGGCCGCGGGCGACACCGCTGCGCCGCCTGAGCCCGAAGAGGACGACCCGGTGGTGCTCATGTACACCGGCGGTACCACCGGCCTTCCCAAGGGGGTGCTGCTCCAGCAGCGGGCTGAGATGCTGAACGTGTACCACGTGGCCATCGGGCTGGGGGGCACGAGAGACGACGATGTGTTCTTGTGCCAGACGCCGCTGTTCCACGCCGCCTCTATGGCCAGCTTGCTGGTGATTCCGGCCTCCGGCTCCAAGATGGTGACCATCCCCGCCTTCGACCCCGCCGGGGTGATGAACCTGATTGAGGCCGAGGGCATCACCCAGACGGTGATGGTGCCCACCATGATCGGCATGTGCATCCAGCACCCCGAGTACCGGCCCGAGCGGCTGGCGTCGCTGCGAGAGCTGGTGTACGGCGCGTCGCCGATGCCCGAGGCCGTTTTGAGCCATCTGCTGGAGCACCTGCCGGATGTGAACCTGCTCCAGGGCTACGGCATGACCGAGTGCTCGTCGGTGCTCACGTTCCTGTCGGCTGAAGACCATGTGGCCGGCGGCCCCCAGCTGCGGTCGGTGGGCCGCCCGGTGTTCGGCGTGAACCTCTGCATCCAAGACGAGGACGGCAACATGTTGCCCGACGGCGAGATCGGCGAGGTGTGCGCCCGGGGCGGCAACTACATGAAGGAGTACTGGAACAAGCCCGATGCCACCGCCGAGGTGTTCCGGGACGGGTGGTACCACACCGGCGACGCCGGATACCTCGACGAGGAGGGCTACCTGTTCTTGGTCGACCGGGTGAAGGACATGATCGTGTCGGGCGGCGAGAACGTGTACTCATCCGAGGTGGAGAGCGCTATCTCCACCCATCCCGGCGTGGCCCAAGTGGCGGTGATCGGCATTCCCGATCCGGTTTGGGGTGAGGCGGTCCACGCCGTGGTGGTTCCCGCACCGGGCCAGGAGATCACCGAAGAGGAGGTCTGCGAGCACGCTCGCCAGATCATCGCCGGCTACAAAGTGCCCAAATCGGTGGAGTTCCGGGCTGAACCGCTACCCCTGTCGGGCGCCATGAAGGTGCTCAAGCGGGAGCTGCGGGCCCCCTACTGGGAAGGCCAGGACAAAAGCATCGGGTAA
- a CDS encoding nuclear transport factor 2 family protein: protein MDVESTVRWLKDRELIKEVPQRYARGIDRIDFDLVRSAFHPDCQISGTVISGDLDPYLDWTEKELHKFDATLHFMGNQYIDLEEGADEGHIETWAVAYHMRPEDSDVGDLILGLHYCDDVARFDDRWLITARTARPQWARGAFPAPPDELKSDWHDVDIRHV from the coding sequence ATGGACGTCGAATCCACAGTGCGTTGGCTGAAGGATCGGGAGCTGATCAAGGAGGTTCCCCAGCGGTACGCCCGGGGAATCGACCGCATCGACTTCGACCTGGTGCGCTCCGCCTTCCACCCCGACTGCCAGATCAGCGGGACGGTCATCTCCGGAGACCTTGACCCCTACCTTGACTGGACCGAGAAGGAGCTGCACAAGTTCGATGCCACCCTCCACTTCATGGGCAACCAGTACATCGACTTGGAAGAGGGCGCCGACGAGGGTCACATTGAGACCTGGGCGGTGGCCTACCACATGCGCCCGGAGGACTCAGATGTAGGCGACCTCATCTTGGGCCTGCACTACTGCGACGACGTGGCCCGTTTTGACGACCGCTGGCTCATCACCGCCCGCACCGCCCGACCCCAGTGGGCCCGCGGCGCCTTCCCCGCACCACCCGACGAACTGAAAAGCGATTGGCACGACGTGGACATCCGCCACGTGTGA
- a CDS encoding PIN domain-containing protein codes for MAPVFVDTSIWYAAADVGDAHRDIAQSLLAERAGDLVTSDLVLAELWNLVTARTNHANANRVVTAIASGVARIECTTPADFEAAQAMLDDYPDQSFSLTDRTSWALMERLAITQALAADADYRIHRYGPHKSQAFTVHP; via the coding sequence GTGGCCCCGGTCTTCGTAGACACGAGCATCTGGTACGCCGCAGCCGACGTCGGCGACGCCCACCGCGACATCGCCCAGTCGCTGCTCGCCGAACGCGCCGGAGACCTGGTCACCAGCGACCTCGTCTTAGCCGAGTTGTGGAACCTGGTGACCGCCCGCACCAACCACGCCAACGCCAACCGCGTAGTCACCGCCATCGCATCGGGCGTCGCCCGGATCGAATGCACAACGCCGGCCGACTTCGAGGCTGCCCAGGCGATGCTGGACGACTACCCCGACCAGTCGTTCTCCCTCACCGACCGCACAAGCTGGGCCCTCATGGAGCGCCTGGCCATCACCCAGGCACTCGCAGCCGACGCCGACTACCGCATCCACCGCTACGGCCCCCACAAATCCCAAGCATTCACAGTCCACCCCTAA
- a CDS encoding type II toxin-antitoxin system VapC family toxin translates to MNSNAVVVDASALVAAVADIGPIGEQARAQLRDRRRSAPFLIDAEAGSALRSMALRGDLDERAAESARLLAERTIHHRHPHHGPLAARAWQLRHNLTFYDALYLALAESLNSPLVTADTRIARAQPDHPLILPVHHPN, encoded by the coding sequence GTGAACTCGAATGCTGTGGTGGTGGACGCTTCGGCGCTGGTAGCGGCGGTGGCCGACATAGGACCCATCGGAGAACAAGCCCGAGCACAGTTGCGAGACCGCAGGCGGTCGGCGCCGTTTCTTATCGATGCCGAGGCGGGCAGCGCCCTGCGCTCGATGGCTTTGCGCGGCGACCTCGATGAACGCGCTGCTGAGTCGGCCCGGCTGCTCGCTGAGAGAACGATTCACCACCGCCACCCCCACCACGGGCCGCTAGCAGCCCGCGCCTGGCAGCTGCGCCACAACCTCACCTTCTACGATGCTCTTTACCTCGCCCTCGCCGAGAGCCTGAACAGCCCCCTTGTCACCGCCGATACCCGGATCGCCCGCGCCCAACCCGATCACCCCCTCATCCTCCCCGTCCACCACCCCAACTAG
- a CDS encoding antitoxin — MATIQIRDVSEEAYETIRRRSRAAGQSIQAYMKKQVERLAREPDEDAHFGELERFAQSHGTELDIDVLLADLDNNRR, encoded by the coding sequence ATGGCAACAATCCAGATCCGGGATGTTTCCGAGGAGGCTTATGAGACGATCCGACGGCGGTCCCGAGCGGCGGGCCAGTCGATCCAGGCCTATATGAAAAAGCAAGTCGAGCGGCTCGCCCGCGAACCGGACGAAGACGCCCACTTCGGCGAACTGGAGCGCTTCGCCCAGTCACACGGGACAGAACTCGATATCGACGTCTTGTTGGCAGACCTCGACAACAACCGCCGGTGA
- a CDS encoding SDR family NAD(P)-dependent oxidoreductase, whose protein sequence is MNDRPVAFVTGASRGIGKACSVHLARAGFDVAVSARTVQEGEQREHSSTVQRSDTSPLPGSLSATAALVTEAGGDALIVAADLLDFDSLEAAAAITLEHWGRVDVLVNNGRYIGPGHMDRLLDTPIELLDCHLKANCLAPLVLTKAFLPQMVERGSGTLVNITSASGYADPTEAAGDGGWGMGYGISKGAFHRVAGFLAVEHGKDNINTFNVQPGYISTERIAQDMAQFGFEDTGQPADVIGAVVAWLATDPEATELNGTNIEAQFFCHERGLLPSWDGPEPNTAAIRYDLSGAILADKEAQLLAQSAQE, encoded by the coding sequence ATGAATGATCGACCAGTGGCGTTTGTGACCGGGGCGAGCCGGGGGATTGGCAAGGCGTGCTCGGTGCATTTGGCCCGGGCGGGCTTCGATGTGGCGGTGTCGGCCCGTACGGTGCAGGAGGGCGAGCAGCGGGAGCACTCCTCCACGGTGCAGCGGTCGGACACCTCGCCGCTGCCGGGCAGCCTGTCGGCCACCGCGGCGCTGGTGACCGAGGCGGGGGGCGATGCGCTGATCGTGGCCGCCGATCTGCTCGACTTCGACTCCCTGGAGGCGGCGGCCGCTATCACATTGGAGCACTGGGGCCGGGTGGACGTGCTGGTGAACAACGGGCGCTACATCGGCCCCGGCCACATGGACCGCCTGCTGGACACCCCCATCGAATTGCTCGACTGCCACCTGAAGGCCAACTGCCTGGCACCGCTGGTGCTCACCAAGGCGTTTTTGCCCCAGATGGTCGAGCGGGGTAGCGGCACCCTGGTGAATATCACCTCGGCCTCGGGCTACGCCGACCCCACCGAGGCGGCGGGCGACGGCGGCTGGGGCATGGGCTACGGCATCAGCAAGGGCGCCTTCCACCGGGTGGCCGGATTCCTGGCCGTGGAGCACGGCAAAGACAACATCAACACCTTCAACGTGCAGCCTGGCTACATCTCCACCGAGCGCATCGCCCAAGACATGGCCCAGTTCGGCTTCGAGGACACCGGCCAGCCCGCCGACGTGATCGGCGCGGTAGTGGCCTGGCTGGCCACCGACCCCGAAGCCACCGAGCTGAACGGCACCAACATCGAGGCCCAATTCTTCTGCCACGAACGGGGCCTGCTGCCCAGCTGGGACGGCCCGGAACCCAACACCGCCGCCATCCGCTACGACCTGAGCGGCGCCATCCTGGCCGACAAGGAGGCTCAGCTTCTGGCCCAGAGCGCCCAAGAGTGA
- a CDS encoding glycosyltransferase family 2 protein, with protein MTDEAAAGRKASGGREASGRLELCTVMPVYNEEEIAGQVAERWLGVLDSLGIDYELVAIVDGATDASEQILRAVAERHPRLVVDAKTNSGHGPTILRGYRRGTVTADWVFQTDSDDEMPASSFGELWNLRHQTDAVIGIRTSRNQSPGRRAITRAARFTARAAFGCRLADVNCPYRLMRSTVLAPLLTPIPDDTFAPNVVLSGMLTRSGARVAEVPVPHQDRTTGVVSILGWRALRAAVRSFGQTVRLSRARIPEI; from the coding sequence GTGACCGACGAAGCCGCCGCTGGCCGCAAAGCATCCGGGGGCCGAGAAGCGTCCGGCCGGCTAGAGCTGTGCACAGTCATGCCCGTGTACAACGAAGAGGAGATCGCCGGCCAGGTAGCCGAGCGCTGGCTCGGGGTGCTCGACAGCCTGGGCATCGACTACGAGCTGGTGGCCATCGTGGACGGCGCCACCGACGCCAGCGAGCAGATTCTGCGGGCGGTGGCCGAGCGCCACCCCCGGCTGGTGGTGGACGCCAAGACCAACAGCGGCCACGGGCCGACCATCTTGCGGGGCTACCGGCGAGGGACGGTCACCGCTGACTGGGTATTCCAGACCGATTCCGACGACGAGATGCCCGCAAGCTCGTTTGGTGAGCTGTGGAACCTCCGCCACCAGACGGATGCGGTCATCGGCATCCGAACCAGCCGGAACCAGTCGCCCGGCCGACGGGCCATCACCCGGGCCGCCCGGTTCACCGCCCGGGCCGCCTTCGGCTGCCGCCTGGCCGACGTGAACTGCCCATACCGGCTGATGCGCTCGACGGTGCTGGCTCCCCTGCTGACCCCCATTCCCGACGACACCTTCGCCCCCAACGTGGTGCTGTCGGGGATGCTGACCAGATCAGGTGCCCGCGTGGCTGAGGTGCCCGTCCCCCACCAAGACCGCACCACCGGAGTGGTGTCGATCCTGGGTTGGCGGGCGCTTCGGGCCGCCGTCCGATCCTTCGGCCAGACCGTGCGCCTCAGCCGCGCCCGCATTCCGGAAATCTGA